From the Polaribacter gangjinensis genome, the window GTTGAATGGTGATTTCTTGAAACAAATCATTATGCGACTCTTGATCTGTAGTGTACATCCTACAAATTTTATGCGCAATATTTTGATTTTGTTCAAAATCTGATAAAAATTCAGCCTCTAAATCGTTTTGCACGCTAATCAGTTAGTTTTGAGTATTAGTAGCACAAACGTATAAAATGTTACAGATTATTTTTTAACTATTTTTTAAATAAAAAAAATGTCTAACTTTGTTCACTTTAAAATCAAATACATTGAACAGTATTAAGCAAGATTTCACGATCAAGGATTTAGAAAATATTTCAGGAATCAAAGCACACACCATACGTATATGGGAAAAAAGGTATAATTTGTTACAACCCAACAGAACAGATACCAATATAAGATACTATTCGCCTGAGAACTTAACAAAACTCTTAAACATTGTTTTGTTAAACAATAATGATTACAAAATTTCGAAAATTGCAGCCATGACTGATGATGAGATTTTGTTGAAATCAAGAGAATTGGCATTTAGCAACGCCATCAATGATGAGGCAATCAATTCGTTTAAACTTTCTATGTATCAATTTGATAAGATATTGTTTAACAATACCTACAATACCTTATTGCACAAAAAAACATTCAGAGAAATTTTTAAAGACGTATTCATTCCGTTTTTAGAGCAAATAGGCATGTTGTGGCATACAGACACTTTATTGCCTGCTCATGAGCATTTTATATCTAATTTAATTGCTCAAAAAATTCTTTCGAACACAGAGAAATTACAATACAACATTACCAACACCAACAAGACCTATGTGTTGTTTTTGCCAGAAAACGAAATACAC encodes:
- a CDS encoding MerR family transcriptional regulator → MNSIKQDFTIKDLENISGIKAHTIRIWEKRYNLLQPNRTDTNIRYYSPENLTKLLNIVLLNNNDYKISKIAAMTDDEILLKSRELAFSNAINDEAINSFKLSMYQFDKILFNNTYNTLLHKKTFREIFKDVFIPFLEQIGMLWHTDTLLPAHEHFISNLIAQKILSNTEKLQYNITNTNKTYVLFLPENEIHELGLLYLNYELVLRGFHTIYLGQSLPLNNLNYFIESGREICFITSLTIQPYDDKIEEYFKEINDVMAGTSNKFIATGRKVQKIRHLALSPNIQLHDSIGDLLKVL